The following proteins are encoded in a genomic region of Methanoculleus bourgensis MS2:
- a CDS encoding radical SAM protein, with protein sequence MPESTNALIIDGYVDEPACLGVAPYISPYVREVAGVLSERGYTPGYVTIDQVRSDPALVAGHGRGDLVVMIAGLTVPGTYIGGKPATLTEVQQLGTLLREPTTAIGGPIAFGYARGGGRKAIRQAIAGFDVTLTGSPAVALDTWLSGGEPAGSTDYSLTDPWCVAGAGIIARHPAFPYVMCELETATGCSRATVGGCSFCTEPFYGLPRYRSIEGIAEEVAALRAAGARHFRLGRQPDLLAYQSSGGEFPVPRPEVLQELFSAIRESAPDLRTLHIDNINPGTVARHEEAAREALAAIVAGHTPGDIAAFGMETADPAVVAANNLKAMPDDVFRAIEVVNDVGGKRTGGIPELLPGLNFIVGLAGETPATFDANEAFLRRVLKAGLLVRRVNIRQVMPFEGTAAYEENTLGLHDARFRAFKEWTRREFDEPMLSRVFPAGTILSDVIVEVAGKPSFGRQMGSYPILVGIPLALPVGSVLDAVVVDQGMRSVTALPCPVEVNTLPVAALRWIPGVGKKRAAAIAARRPFGSLAEFRKVAGETPVDGVMVF encoded by the coding sequence ATGCCGGAGTCAACTAACGCCCTCATCATCGACGGCTACGTCGACGAGCCCGCGTGCCTCGGTGTTGCACCATACATCTCCCCCTACGTAAGAGAGGTTGCCGGGGTCCTCTCCGAGCGGGGCTACACCCCCGGCTACGTCACCATCGACCAGGTCAGGTCCGACCCGGCGCTGGTCGCCGGCCACGGCCGCGGCGATCTTGTGGTGATGATCGCAGGGCTGACCGTGCCCGGCACCTACATCGGGGGGAAGCCAGCGACCCTCACGGAGGTCCAGCAGCTCGGGACCCTGCTCCGGGAACCGACCACCGCCATCGGCGGGCCTATCGCGTTTGGCTACGCGCGGGGTGGGGGGAGAAAGGCTATCAGGCAGGCGATTGCCGGGTTCGACGTCACGCTCACGGGGTCGCCGGCGGTCGCGCTTGACACCTGGCTCTCGGGCGGGGAGCCGGCCGGTTCGACCGATTACTCCCTGACCGACCCCTGGTGCGTGGCTGGCGCCGGGATCATCGCCCGGCACCCGGCGTTCCCGTATGTGATGTGCGAGCTCGAGACCGCGACCGGGTGCTCCCGGGCGACGGTTGGGGGGTGTTCGTTCTGCACGGAACCCTTCTACGGGCTCCCGCGCTACCGGAGCATCGAGGGGATCGCTGAGGAGGTGGCGGCGCTCCGTGCGGCGGGCGCCCGTCACTTCAGGCTCGGGCGGCAGCCAGACCTCCTCGCCTACCAGAGCAGCGGCGGGGAGTTCCCGGTCCCGCGCCCGGAGGTGCTCCAGGAACTCTTCTCTGCCATCCGGGAGAGCGCCCCCGACCTCCGGACCCTGCACATCGACAACATCAACCCGGGCACCGTCGCCCGGCACGAGGAGGCAGCCCGGGAGGCACTCGCGGCGATCGTGGCGGGTCACACACCGGGCGACATCGCGGCCTTCGGGATGGAGACCGCCGACCCGGCGGTGGTGGCGGCAAACAACCTCAAGGCGATGCCTGACGACGTCTTCCGCGCGATCGAGGTCGTAAACGACGTCGGGGGGAAGCGGACCGGTGGTATCCCAGAACTCCTCCCGGGCCTGAACTTCATCGTCGGCCTCGCGGGGGAGACGCCGGCGACATTCGATGCGAACGAGGCGTTCCTCCGGCGGGTGCTCAAAGCCGGGCTCCTGGTGCGGCGGGTGAATATCAGGCAGGTGATGCCATTTGAGGGGACGGCGGCCTACGAGGAGAACACCCTCGGGCTGCACGACGCCCGGTTCCGCGCATTTAAGGAGTGGACCCGGAGAGAGTTTGACGAGCCGATGCTCAGCCGGGTCTTTCCCGCCGGCACCATCCTTTCGGATGTCATTGTGGAGGTCGCCGGGAAGCCGTCGTTCGGGCGGCAGATGGGGTCATACCCGATCCTGGTCGGGATCCCCCTCGCCCTCCCGGTGGGAAGCGTGCTCGACGCCGTCGTGGTGGACCAGGGGATGCGGTCGGTGACGGCCCTCCCCTGCCCGGTGGAGGTCAACACACTCCCGGTCGCGGCGCTCCGGTGGATCCCGGGCGTCGGGAAGAAGAGGGCCGCAGCCATCGCCGCACGCCGGCCGTTTGGAAGCCTCGCGGAGTTCCGGAAGGTCGCGGGGGAGACGCCGGTTGACGGGGTTATGGTGTTTTAA
- a CDS encoding 6-hydroxymethylpterin diphosphokinase MptE-like protein, translating into MRFADWEPHYTAILEYFGFEREADEAAARLLADLADGRDDLGLLESLIRDRTVTVCGNAPCLAEELDRIEGTVLAADAAAEVLVDHGIRPDAVFTDLDGATDVFVDLSRQGTVMVVHAHGDNVPLLRHWVPLLPGPLVATTQAAPLPHIHNFGGFSDGDRAVFAADEIGAASVRIIGFDLADRNVDPVKRGKLFWAGELLRLIGYDI; encoded by the coding sequence ATGAGGTTTGCGGACTGGGAACCTCACTATACCGCAATTCTTGAGTATTTCGGGTTTGAGCGCGAGGCGGATGAGGCGGCCGCCCGGCTGCTTGCGGATCTTGCCGACGGCCGCGACGATCTCGGGCTCCTTGAATCGCTCATCCGGGACAGGACGGTGACGGTCTGCGGGAACGCGCCCTGCCTCGCGGAGGAACTCGACCGGATCGAGGGGACGGTGCTCGCCGCCGATGCCGCCGCCGAAGTGCTCGTGGACCACGGCATCCGACCTGACGCGGTCTTCACCGACCTCGACGGGGCGACCGACGTCTTCGTCGACCTCTCCCGGCAGGGGACGGTGATGGTCGTGCACGCCCACGGCGACAACGTCCCGCTCCTCCGTCACTGGGTCCCGCTCCTCCCCGGCCCGCTGGTCGCCACCACCCAGGCGGCGCCCCTGCCCCACATCCACAACTTCGGCGGGTTCAGCGACGGCGATCGGGCGGTCTTTGCCGCCGACGAGATCGGCGCAGCGTCGGTCCGGATCATCGGGTTTGACCTTGCCGACCGGAACGTCGACCCCGTCAAGCGGGGAAAACTCTTCTGGGCGGGGGAACTCCTCCGCCTGATCGGGTATGATATCTAG
- a CDS encoding DHH family phosphoesterase: MPEAVQNVSKERVKYVIFGCGSTGYNVAEELEQEDEDLIIVDKDEKRVEDLRDQKYEAFVRDLRDPDLMEGLPVPEVAFILANDRDANLAALKTIKNRYPATYVIARATDPVSVDLLQQEGADIVLYPQEVVARTAIHHIRQLHSSRLALRLYDMLASWEGTLCIVTHLNPDPDSISSAMALSMIARHASHNKLECRILYEGDIGHQENRAFINLLEIKMERLTPQNLEECNYIALVDSSGPGVNNELPKTTRVNIIIDHHKNGEHPSAVADFIDIRPGVGATASIMTQYLMELDIPVSKSVATALLYGIRADTRDFKRNVTPQDLNYAAFLLPLTDSDLLDKITSPSISLETVEIIGNAIRNRRIKSGYLFSNVGYIRNRDALPQAADILIHLEGVNTALVYGISDQNIVMSARNKDIRLHLGNVMAEAFGQIGEAGGHATMAAAMIPLSYFSMVKEKENLLDLIIDPILKRFSNIVGLDNDEGKQ, translated from the coding sequence ATGCCTGAGGCGGTCCAGAACGTTTCAAAAGAACGTGTCAAATATGTCATTTTTGGCTGCGGGAGCACCGGCTATAACGTTGCGGAAGAACTCGAGCAGGAAGATGAAGATCTCATCATCGTGGATAAGGACGAGAAGCGCGTGGAAGATCTCCGGGACCAGAAGTACGAAGCGTTCGTTCGTGATCTCCGCGACCCCGACCTCATGGAGGGATTGCCGGTGCCGGAGGTCGCGTTCATCCTCGCCAACGATCGCGACGCCAATCTGGCCGCGCTCAAGACCATCAAGAACCGCTACCCGGCGACCTACGTCATCGCACGCGCCACCGACCCGGTCAGCGTCGACCTCCTCCAGCAGGAAGGTGCCGATATCGTCCTCTACCCGCAGGAAGTGGTTGCGAGGACCGCCATCCACCATATCAGGCAACTCCACTCGTCAAGGCTCGCCCTGCGGCTCTATGATATGCTTGCTTCCTGGGAAGGGACGCTCTGCATCGTCACCCATCTAAACCCCGACCCTGACTCGATCTCGAGTGCCATGGCGCTCTCAATGATCGCCCGGCACGCGAGCCACAACAAGCTCGAGTGCCGTATCCTCTACGAAGGCGACATCGGGCACCAGGAGAACCGGGCGTTCATCAACCTCCTCGAGATCAAGATGGAGCGGCTCACTCCCCAGAACCTCGAGGAGTGCAACTACATCGCCCTGGTCGACTCGTCAGGGCCGGGCGTGAACAACGAACTCCCGAAGACCACCCGGGTCAACATCATCATCGACCACCACAAGAACGGCGAGCATCCCTCCGCCGTCGCCGACTTTATCGATATCAGGCCGGGGGTAGGCGCCACGGCGAGCATCATGACCCAGTACCTGATGGAACTTGATATCCCGGTGAGCAAATCGGTAGCCACCGCGCTCCTCTACGGGATCAGGGCGGACACAAGAGATTTCAAGAGGAATGTCACGCCCCAGGACCTCAACTATGCGGCGTTCCTCCTTCCCCTGACCGACTCCGACCTCCTCGATAAGATCACCTCCCCCTCCATATCGCTGGAGACCGTGGAGATCATCGGAAACGCTATCAGGAACCGGCGGATCAAGAGCGGTTACCTCTTCTCCAACGTCGGCTATATCAGGAACCGCGATGCGCTCCCGCAGGCTGCCGATATCCTGATCCACCTCGAAGGCGTGAACACGGCGCTGGTCTACGGTATCAGCGACCAGAACATCGTCATGTCGGCGCGGAACAAGGATATCAGGCTCCACCTGGGCAATGTTATGGCTGAGGCGTTCGGCCAGATCGGCGAGGCCGGCGGGCACGCCACGATGGCCGCCGCCATGATCCCTCTCAGTTACTTCTCCATGGTGAAGGAGAAAGAGAACCTGCTTGACCTGATCATCGACCCGATCCTCAAGCGGTTCTCCAACATCGTCGGCCTGGACAACGACGAGGGTAAGCAATGA
- a CDS encoding ABC transporter ATP-binding protein: MITARALVKHYGDFPALDGVTFDLDDAQILGVIGHNGAGKTTLLKIMAGLITPTSGDLVIDGVDVVRRPFDLKQNLGYLPEESRLYETMTTDAYLSFFGEIYGMSKAAIRTRRDDLLASLTLEPEGKKIAELSKGMKRKVAIARSLMHDPGLLIYDEPTSGLDPMTSRSVLDYIKGLREGGKTVIFSAHNLFQVEEACDLVLILRRGRVVAKGTMPELREAFGSITYQIFFRIPDPATFATSVGYSAYDGRYLAEARSIDELNRTTAALAADGAAIERIESHYPTLEEMLLRIGR; this comes from the coding sequence GTGATCACGGCTCGCGCTCTTGTCAAACACTACGGCGACTTCCCGGCCCTCGACGGCGTCACCTTCGACCTCGACGATGCACAGATACTCGGGGTTATCGGGCACAACGGGGCCGGCAAGACGACGCTCTTAAAGATCATGGCCGGCCTTATCACGCCGACCTCGGGGGACCTCGTCATCGACGGGGTCGATGTCGTCAGGCGACCGTTCGACCTGAAGCAGAACCTGGGCTACCTCCCCGAGGAGTCAAGGCTCTACGAGACGATGACCACAGATGCGTACCTCTCGTTCTTCGGCGAGATCTACGGCATGTCAAAGGCCGCTATCAGGACCCGGCGTGATGACCTCCTCGCTTCGCTCACGCTCGAACCAGAGGGGAAGAAGATTGCGGAACTCTCAAAGGGGATGAAGCGGAAGGTTGCCATAGCACGGTCGCTGATGCACGATCCCGGCCTGCTCATCTACGATGAGCCCACATCAGGCCTCGACCCCATGACCTCCCGGTCGGTGCTCGACTACATCAAGGGCCTCCGCGAGGGGGGCAAGACGGTGATCTTCTCGGCCCACAACCTCTTCCAGGTGGAGGAGGCCTGCGACCTCGTCCTGATCCTGCGCCGGGGCAGGGTGGTGGCAAAAGGGACCATGCCCGAACTTCGGGAGGCGTTCGGCTCGATCACCTACCAGATCTTCTTCCGGATCCCGGATCCAGCGACTTTCGCCACATCGGTTGGGTACTCGGCCTACGACGGCCGCTACCTCGCCGAGGCTCGCTCCATCGATGAACTGAACAGGACGACCGCGGCGCTTGCGGCAGACGGTGCCGCAATCGAGCGGATCGAGTCGCACTACCCGACGCTTGAAGAGATGCTCCTGCGGATCGGGCGGTGA
- a CDS encoding ABC transporter: protein MRMLSSIRTIAAWEMKRSMTTMGRHVLPLAVGLLVLLVLVTAFAAQSGVHMQDGMYRIGIDDSNVARVVDPDNRFTVIIADGPALWEDRFAYDIVILRGEVYAADTDKGRAALKSLERDYEAYVSRVAAAEPDLFAAYPLWIDLEYVTSEIDFVATESGQHVGAPVSAPKPPSPSGPVEAVTLPPSTMPVSEDDLRQHLAETESDHPFSRYTGILSESSSADRLRTPSQLSPPLPFDSIILVFVFIFPLYFTSQFFMMSVMNERVGRAGEALLSAPVRPSAVIIGKALPYFALMLFIAAAITFLIGAPAGILIPLIPVILFFLANALIIGMAARSFKELSFVSIFFSTLVTAYLFFPTVFANTHVISIISPLTLVVLELQGNGFTAAEYLYSTALFFATSVILFYIGIVNYREERLFSAKPLASRLADFVSGGIVRGHPHLSLFLLAALSIPFVFMVQMMVLVLFFNIPMPLSLILLIVAAAFIEEFAKSVGIYAIARERPAFLTPKNLLLGASVIGLGFLAGEKLLLLATLAQISESIFGSALFLSLGVLWMPLLLHITGVLITGGFLLLWGRRAYGPGLIVASAVHSLYNLHFILGGLL from the coding sequence ATGCGCATGCTCTCCTCCATCCGGACGATAGCCGCCTGGGAGATGAAGCGGTCGATGACCACGATGGGAAGACACGTCCTGCCCCTCGCGGTAGGGCTGCTCGTCCTCCTGGTGCTGGTGACCGCGTTTGCCGCCCAGAGCGGCGTCCATATGCAGGACGGCATGTATCGCATCGGCATCGACGACTCAAACGTCGCGCGGGTCGTCGATCCCGACAACCGGTTCACCGTCATCATCGCTGACGGCCCCGCCCTCTGGGAGGATCGGTTCGCCTACGATATTGTCATCCTCCGGGGAGAGGTCTACGCCGCCGATACCGATAAAGGACGGGCGGCCCTAAAATCGCTTGAACGCGACTACGAGGCCTACGTATCCCGCGTTGCCGCTGCAGAGCCCGATCTCTTCGCCGCATACCCGCTCTGGATCGATCTGGAGTACGTGACGAGCGAGATCGACTTCGTGGCCACGGAGAGCGGGCAGCATGTCGGCGCCCCGGTGAGTGCCCCAAAGCCCCCCTCCCCCTCGGGCCCGGTCGAGGCGGTGACCCTCCCCCCGTCGACCATGCCGGTCTCTGAGGACGACCTCAGGCAGCACCTCGCTGAGACTGAGAGCGATCATCCCTTCTCCCGCTACACCGGCATCCTCTCGGAGAGTTCGTCGGCGGATAGGCTCAGGACACCGTCCCAGCTCTCCCCGCCGCTTCCCTTCGACTCTATTATCCTGGTCTTCGTCTTCATCTTCCCCCTCTACTTCACATCCCAGTTCTTCATGATGAGCGTGATGAATGAGCGGGTGGGAAGGGCCGGGGAGGCACTCCTCTCCGCCCCGGTCCGGCCGTCCGCGGTCATCATCGGGAAGGCGCTCCCCTACTTTGCACTCATGCTCTTCATCGCAGCCGCCATAACCTTCCTCATCGGGGCGCCGGCAGGCATCCTCATCCCCCTCATACCGGTTATCCTCTTCTTCCTTGCAAACGCCCTGATCATCGGCATGGCTGCCCGGAGTTTCAAGGAACTCTCATTCGTCTCGATCTTCTTCTCGACCCTCGTCACTGCCTACCTCTTCTTCCCGACGGTCTTTGCAAACACCCACGTCATAAGCATCATCTCCCCCCTCACCCTGGTCGTCCTTGAACTCCAGGGCAACGGGTTTACCGCTGCCGAGTACCTCTACTCGACCGCGCTCTTCTTCGCTACAAGCGTTATCCTCTTCTACATCGGGATCGTGAATTACCGTGAGGAGCGGCTCTTCTCGGCAAAACCCCTCGCGTCACGGCTTGCTGATTTCGTCTCGGGCGGGATCGTCCGCGGCCACCCGCACCTCTCGCTCTTTCTCCTTGCCGCCCTCTCGATACCCTTCGTCTTCATGGTCCAGATGATGGTGCTCGTCCTCTTCTTCAACATCCCGATGCCGCTCTCCCTCATCCTCCTGATCGTCGCTGCGGCGTTCATCGAGGAGTTCGCGAAGTCTGTCGGGATCTACGCCATCGCAAGGGAACGCCCCGCGTTCCTGACACCGAAGAACCTGCTCCTCGGGGCGTCTGTCATCGGCCTCGGGTTCCTTGCGGGGGAGAAACTCCTCCTCCTTGCCACGCTCGCCCAGATCAGCGAGTCGATCTTCGGGAGCGCCCTCTTCCTCTCCCTCGGGGTGCTCTGGATGCCGCTCCTCCTCCACATCACCGGGGTGCTGATCACCGGAGGGTTCCTCCTGCTCTGGGGGCGGCGCGCCTACGGGCCCGGCTTGATTGTGGCAAGCGCGGTGCACAGCCTCTATAACCTCCACTTCATCCTGGGAGGGCTTCTATGA
- a CDS encoding ABC transporter permease, with product MNTRRVGLIAKKELFGLSAEKTIIFAILLQVFIAMFSSFLMVGLTTMYDPEALEGYSTVTYGIGYAGADSPLIDEFKKRDDLVLHRMDPGQALTALRERKVAAVVFVPDTPPDAEGPVTVTLYLIKNDLQSSVINVKLKEVLLGYERELREVRADRMVSFPVGLNFPDAGGAENFFEFVYGLLIPLLVFLPAVISAALIIDLITEEYQQKTLETLISTPVTFTEMVWGKVAACAVLVPVQAGAWLLLLGANGIAVRGAVAIILHASVGGLFLILLGALVALHYRERTSAQFIFSTALVVVFLFVMAVPYNPLNLMVRLAVDTAGPVHWLVLLLVTGATALLGWVVTVYARRVGEAG from the coding sequence ATGAACACCCGCCGCGTAGGTCTCATCGCGAAGAAAGAACTCTTCGGGCTCTCTGCCGAGAAGACGATCATCTTTGCCATCCTCCTGCAGGTCTTCATCGCGATGTTCTCATCGTTCCTGATGGTGGGGCTCACCACCATGTACGACCCGGAGGCGCTTGAGGGCTACTCGACGGTCACCTATGGCATCGGTTACGCCGGGGCCGACTCGCCGCTCATCGATGAGTTCAAGAAGCGCGACGACCTGGTGCTCCACCGGATGGACCCCGGTCAGGCGCTCACCGCACTCCGTGAGCGGAAGGTTGCTGCGGTGGTCTTTGTCCCGGATACGCCTCCTGACGCGGAGGGGCCGGTCACGGTCACGCTCTACCTCATCAAAAATGACCTCCAGTCGAGCGTCATCAACGTCAAACTCAAGGAGGTGCTCCTGGGTTACGAGCGGGAACTCAGGGAGGTCAGGGCCGACCGGATGGTCTCCTTCCCGGTCGGGCTGAACTTCCCCGACGCCGGGGGTGCGGAGAACTTCTTTGAGTTCGTCTACGGTCTCCTCATCCCGCTGCTGGTCTTCCTCCCGGCGGTCATCTCGGCGGCCCTGATCATCGACCTCATCACCGAGGAGTACCAGCAAAAGACCCTTGAGACGCTTATCTCGACGCCGGTCACGTTTACCGAGATGGTCTGGGGGAAGGTCGCCGCCTGCGCTGTCCTGGTCCCGGTCCAGGCCGGAGCCTGGCTTCTCCTTCTCGGGGCGAACGGTATCGCGGTCAGGGGCGCCGTCGCGATTATCCTCCACGCTTCTGTGGGCGGGCTCTTCCTTATCCTGCTCGGAGCCCTCGTTGCGCTCCACTACCGCGAGCGGACGAGCGCCCAGTTCATCTTCTCGACAGCGCTCGTCGTGGTCTTCCTCTTTGTCATGGCCGTCCCCTATAACCCCTTAAACCTCATGGTCAGGCTGGCGGTGGATACCGCCGGGCCCGTCCACTGGCTGGTCCTTCTGCTGGTCACAGGTGCGACGGCGCTCCTCGGGTGGGTCGTGACGGTCTATGCCCGCCGGGTCGGGGAGGCCGGGTGA
- a CDS encoding methyl-coenzyme M reductase glutamine C-methyltransferase, translating to MDITIFSPGIYTYGAMLIGGVLRDAGHRVTLTRTPAAPAGSLLLASLFSTQHLLDPAVQDLIRTHRERGGTVYVGGPVSAAPEIVLGELAPDAVVVGEGEETVVRLVEEGVSDALPGIAFLDGDRVVVTPPAPPASIDRPLPQIPEDIGSQSIRGASAYIETHRGCIGGCTFCQVPRFFGRRVRSRPLASIIEEVKAFAACGATRLSVSGGTGSLYGSHDGEMDPEAFIALLRGMAGVMGPRNVSSPDIRVDCITDEVLDAIRQYTIGWVFFGIESGSDRVLRMMGKGATVREVEEAVERCREHNLNVAGSFIVGYPGETERDYEATKDLIAGLCLDDVFVSSAEPIPGTPLADLAVRTPREKNPAFVPHTGEYRPLDLTESEARCFDLMMHADMYRPQIRLVTDEIYSAYLAEAKKQGRDIRAATDLILRYARA from the coding sequence ATGGATATCACGATCTTCTCCCCCGGCATCTACACCTACGGCGCTATGCTGATCGGCGGCGTCCTCCGCGACGCAGGCCATCGGGTGACGCTCACCCGGACGCCTGCCGCCCCGGCCGGTTCGCTCCTGCTCGCGAGCCTCTTCTCGACCCAGCACCTCCTCGACCCCGCTGTCCAGGACCTGATCAGGACCCACCGCGAGCGTGGCGGGACGGTCTACGTGGGGGGACCGGTCTCGGCAGCGCCGGAGATCGTGCTCGGCGAACTCGCCCCCGATGCGGTGGTGGTCGGTGAGGGTGAGGAGACGGTGGTCAGGCTCGTCGAGGAGGGGGTCTCAGATGCCCTCCCCGGGATCGCCTTCCTCGACGGAGACAGGGTAGTCGTGACGCCGCCCGCCCCCCCGGCCTCGATCGACCGGCCGCTCCCCCAGATCCCGGAGGACATCGGGAGCCAGAGCATCAGGGGCGCGAGCGCCTACATCGAGACCCACCGGGGGTGCATCGGGGGGTGCACCTTCTGTCAGGTGCCCCGGTTCTTCGGGAGGAGGGTCCGGAGCCGGCCGCTTGCAAGCATCATCGAGGAGGTGAAGGCATTTGCGGCGTGCGGGGCGACACGGCTCTCGGTCTCAGGGGGCACCGGGTCGCTCTACGGCTCTCACGACGGGGAGATGGACCCGGAAGCCTTCATCGCCCTCCTCCGCGGGATGGCCGGGGTGATGGGGCCGCGCAACGTCTCCTCCCCCGACATCCGCGTGGACTGCATCACCGACGAGGTCCTGGACGCCATCCGGCAGTATACCATCGGGTGGGTCTTCTTCGGGATCGAGTCGGGGAGCGACCGGGTGCTCCGGATGATGGGCAAGGGCGCCACCGTCCGAGAGGTCGAGGAGGCGGTGGAGCGGTGCCGCGAGCACAACCTCAACGTTGCAGGGAGTTTCATCGTCGGCTACCCGGGGGAGACGGAGCGGGACTACGAGGCGACAAAAGACCTGATCGCCGGCCTCTGCCTCGATGACGTCTTCGTGAGCAGCGCAGAGCCCATCCCGGGGACGCCGCTTGCAGACCTCGCGGTCAGGACCCCGCGCGAGAAGAACCCGGCGTTCGTCCCCCACACCGGGGAGTACCGGCCGCTTGACCTGACCGAGAGCGAGGCGCGGTGCTTTGACCTGATGATGCACGCCGATATGTACCGCCCGCAGATACGGCTCGTGACCGACGAGATCTACTCTGCCTACCTCGCTGAAGCGAAGAAACAGGGGCGGGATATCAGGGCAGCGACCGACCTCATCCTCCGCTACGCCCGGGCATAG
- a CDS encoding DUF2795 domain-containing protein codes for MAERQAGPALETRPRPEETVSLMRISDIRDTRIRNPEGEDLGDLTDIAIDRESGRIIYAVLSYGGILGFGEKHFAIPWEAVRTHPGERVFVVDVDKRTLESAPGFARDAMPREGDWSLVRTLPPEPAVQTIAGGWGGEPTGQWASEEVRAGPLSPARLSAADLQVSLRGLEYPAGKGDLISHAREHNAAADVIAVLERFSDRTYRSAADVGEEFGNVR; via the coding sequence TTGGCTGAGAGACAGGCAGGGCCGGCGCTGGAGACCCGGCCAAGACCGGAAGAGACAGTATCCCTGATGCGCATAAGCGACATCAGGGACACCAGGATACGGAACCCTGAGGGTGAGGACCTCGGTGACCTCACCGATATCGCGATTGACCGGGAGAGCGGCCGGATCATCTATGCTGTCCTCTCCTACGGCGGGATCCTCGGGTTTGGAGAGAAGCACTTCGCCATTCCCTGGGAGGCGGTCCGCACTCACCCCGGGGAGAGGGTCTTTGTCGTGGATGTGGATAAGCGGACGCTTGAGAGCGCTCCGGGTTTTGCCAGGGACGCGATGCCGCGGGAGGGGGACTGGAGCCTGGTCCGGACACTCCCGCCTGAACCGGCCGTCCAGACGATCGCGGGCGGCTGGGGAGGAGAGCCGACGGGGCAGTGGGCTAGCGAGGAGGTCAGGGCAGGGCCGCTGTCTCCCGCCCGCCTCTCCGCTGCCGATCTGCAGGTCTCCCTCAGGGGGCTGGAATACCCTGCGGGGAAAGGTGACCTGATCAGCCATGCACGGGAGCATAACGCCGCCGCCGACGTGATTGCAGTGCTCGAACGGTTCAGCGATCGGACCTACCGGTCCGCCGCCGACGTGGGCGAAGAGTTCGGCAACGTCAGGTGA
- a CDS encoding DUF2795 domain-containing protein yields the protein MAETVLEQQVRRAGGQEFMSSDEIVGKRVKNPEGYDLGEISSLRVGLPTGRVAYAVLRTGGMFGLGAKLFAIPIEAMVYRPGDDVFVVNISKYKIDNEPGFTEGEWPREANWNLIESTRPMGPPSQEEARAVTRTEPPPREVVTTERVEVREKPAPEEMPIKAEEVESRAKETRPVTEAHAPTLESMMRAEEEGVEAERPVAAPEPSPTRLSVADLQDSLKGLEYPAGKGDLINHAREQNASEDVIAALEQFSDRTYQSAADVSEEFGKVR from the coding sequence ATGGCTGAAACAGTTCTGGAACAGCAGGTACGGAGGGCGGGCGGGCAGGAGTTCATGTCGTCCGACGAGATCGTGGGGAAGCGGGTGAAGAACCCGGAAGGTTACGACCTTGGTGAGATCTCAAGCCTGCGGGTCGGCCTGCCCACGGGAAGAGTGGCGTACGCGGTGCTCAGGACCGGGGGCATGTTCGGTCTCGGGGCAAAGCTCTTCGCGATCCCTATCGAAGCGATGGTCTACCGACCAGGTGACGATGTTTTTGTAGTAAATATAAGCAAGTATAAAATCGACAACGAGCCCGGCTTCACGGAAGGAGAGTGGCCCCGGGAGGCAAACTGGAACCTGATCGAGTCGACCCGACCCATGGGTCCCCCGAGCCAGGAAGAGGCGCGGGCTGTGACCCGGACGGAGCCCCCACCCCGTGAGGTCGTCACGACGGAGCGGGTGGAGGTGCGGGAGAAGCCTGCCCCCGAGGAGATGCCGATAAAAGCGGAAGAAGTGGAGAGCAGGGCCAAGGAGACGCGGCCGGTAACGGAGGCACACGCTCCGACGCTTGAGTCCATGATGAGGGCCGAAGAGGAGGGAGTGGAGGCCGAACGTCCTGTTGCAGCCCCGGAACCGTCCCCCACCCGCCTCTCCGTGGCTGACCTGCAAGACTCCCTCAAGGGGCTGGAATACCCGGCAGGGAAAGGTGACCTGATCAACCACGCGCGGGAGCAGAACGCCTCTGAGGATGTGATCGCCGCGCTTGAGCAGTTCAGCGACCGGACCTACCAGTCTGCCGCCGACGTAAGCGAAGAGTTTGGCAAAGTCAGATAA